ATCTTCCCCTCTCTCTATCTAAGCCCACATAGCTATTTCTGCTCCTACTTAGTAACTTCTTTGGCCCTCCTCCACCTTTGCTTTATCTTTGCAGCTCCTCCCAGTGTAAGTTTATCTGTGATTTTTCTGAATACACCAAACAGCACCAGAGGTGTTGAACAGGCTGCTCTAAATAGCAAGTCTTAGGCTTCTGCACAGTTTCTTTCTCATTGCTGCTTTACATTTGGGAAAATGAAGGCTGTGCTAGGTGAACTTGTAGCATGATTCAGTATCTGTCATCCTGTGTGTGGTTTTTAACCCATTTATGGTCCATAAAACTTTTCCCATCCTTGTTTCTCTTCATAGCAGTTAAAGCACACAATACATATTGCTTTACCTTTTCCCACTGATTGTATGATGTGTTTTATTAATCACGGATGTATTTTTGTTCCATATCAGTACTTTTATTGTGCTCTGTTAAAGTCTTTGAATGCTGGTTACATTTTGTGCTAAAATAGTTGGagcaagaaaatgtattttgtgattctcttctttttattgCCACAAAGGTCTTGAattcttttctgaagttatGGCTTGCACAGGTGTAAAAAATGATGATAGGAAAGAGCTACAATTTCCCACATAGCTACCTGCTGTGCTTCTGAACTGCAACGAAAACCATGAAAATCTTAGAGAAACATAAGATTTGCTACAGCAGAACATACTGTGTTACAACTGCAAATGAGTGGGACATTGCTATGGAACAACAAAGAGAACTTACAAAGGTGAACAGTGTATCTCTGGAGACAAAAATGGCAGGGAGATAGCTCAGAGCTGGATATCCACATCTCCATGCCTAAGCAGGATTTCTTATTCACTTTAAGTCCAGGACTCTTTGTCATTTCAACCTATTTCCCAAAATTCACTGGTGGGTGGGCAAAACCTATTTCTTAAGTTTGGCCTTGGTACATGGTACACTGATGCTGTAGATGTGGGGAGGGAGCTGGTTCTCCATCGCCTGTTACACCACATCCCTGGTTACATCATGCCAAAGGATGTGGCAACTGCTACATCTGACATGACTGTGACACCCACGTTATACTCATTTCCCCCAGGAGTTAATGACTTGAGTTGGATGGGAATTTTCCTACAGAAGAGTTTTCCACCTGAAAATGCTGATTAGACTGAATTGAAGTGTTCTGTGGAAAGGTTTCGATTCCGTCAAAGCTTTCGGTGGAAACAAAGCAAGCCTGGGCCAGGATGTCCCATGGGCAGCCTGCCTTGAACCTGCCAGCTCAGCCTTCTGCCTACACTGCCTTGGACTTGCTGGCCTTGTGGCTACAACATTTCCCAGCTGCCTGGCTCATGGAGGCCAAGACACCAGTTAGGTACCAGTTTTCAGGGCTTTCTCCCTTTGTAACCATCATTCTCTGACTCCCACAGTTGGATGTTTGGTTTTTACAACCTCTTTTGATTCCTTTGTCATGAGTTTTCATCCCACTGAAGttgtctgtgttttattttgctattcaATCCAGAGTTGCTGTTGTTGTAGTTGTAGTGCGTGTTTTATGCAGCAGAAGGTGGTATCTGCGGTTGTCTGTGTTGGTAACATGATTTCCAGCTCCAGGAGCAagctctgaaagcaaagcaggaggaGGTGGGTTTTCCCCCCCATTAGTCAcatagctgctgtgctgctgaacaAAACTGAAGTGCCTAAATAGCTGAAAGAAGTAAAGAGGCCACTATGTCCTGTGATATGTGCAGGTGATAAACAGGCAAGTACTGGTGATAAGATAGGTTGGAGTGAGATAAATCGGCATTGGCGATATGATGGAGTGTTACATAGCGTTGATCAGATATGATTATCAATACTTTATCACATCTCACATTATTCTTGTTGTGCTTACTTAGCAGATGATGTTCTAGTCCTGGAAAGATGGAGAGGGCAAGAATCAGAAGAGCTTTAAAGACTCAGGTAAACCAGTGTCTCACCCCTGTTTGTGTcaccccctttcccctccacaGCAAGTCCTGACATCTTGTGGTAGCTTTGGAACAGCCGGAGCAACACCCACAGCCTAGATGGCTTCCCAAGGGGAGACCCCTTACCCTTACTCTTCTGACATAATCCCAAGGGATTTATGTCCTGTCTGTTGGGGTGTGGGTACACACAACTCCCTTGCAATTGTCTCCAACTAAACCAGAAGCTCCTGTTCTCTGGTACCTTCCTTCCCCATTTGAAAAGATACCAGCAGGCAGGTAATTGAGAATTGAATTGGATAAATCAAttcaaaccaaagaaaaaatggatttgtttggaaaagtccaaacaaaatattttggcagTGGTTTCAAGTAGAAAGCACATTGAggcttctcttttccagcaaAACAGATGGTTTTTCTTGGAGGAAAACATGACATAGGAAatcatttctttcctgtctctgcctctGAGTGATGGAACAAACAGGAAGAAGCCACTTTCTCCTCTGATGTCTCTGTTTTCCCCTCTACTGGGAGGGGTAATATGTCCATAGTTCTCAAGCATCCAATACAAGCTAATGGGattgagagagaaaatgttcTGGCACATAAATACTTGGAGGCTGTAGCCTAAGCAAGGAGGGGGGAACACCCTTGGGTTTTATCAGACCTAAGTTCTCTGGCTGCTTAAACAGGCTATACCCAGAGGTTAATTCAGGCCTCATACCCAAATGCTCCTCTGTTGTCTTCAGATCAAATCCATCTCCCATTAAGGTTTTAGACAGGGGCTGTGCCCTGGCCTGGTCTGTAGCTGTTTATTTTACCTCTGGGACAAGATACTCAGTGTGAGTTACTGTGTGGCTTTCAGATACCAGAAGATGGTGGGAGATAAGCCTTTGTAGCCACTGCCTCTCAGGGCTCTAAACTTCAGTTTCCCCTGCTTCCCCATGCTTCACAACCACTCTgttctctgcagcactgcagaccACAGTCCCCTCAACATGGGTAATCCACTGCATCCGGAGTGGGGGTAGACCAGTACAAGCCTTGATAGGTGGGTTTCCACTAAGAGGCTCAATATCTACAGTTAGCTGCAAGaaagctccagctctgcactTTACCCAGCCCAAGGGTGACCACGTTAGTGACTCTGCAGGGTTATGGAGAGCATCATCCCTGGTTTAGTGGAGGGAAATTGGAAGTTGGGGTTTATCAGCTTGAAGCCATTGCAAACACTTATGGTAGTTCAATAGTCTGAGCTGTAGGTATGTTAAAAATGTAGAGTTTATTTACAAGATGACCGATTTGCAGGCTTGAAAAGCAAGATGCTTATTTCATCAGCACAGAGGGGTCAGATGGGATCCAGGAGGTGAGTAATGGGCCCAGGGAGGACAAAGCAGGAGCACAGTGTAGCTCTGTCCCACTGCTCCTCCCCATCATTCCTAGGAGCGAACCTGCTTCTCACCCGAGTCAAGGAGAAAGGGACTTGATATCTCCCTTGTGTCATACCCCATTCAAACCTCACCAGAAATTCAGGTGGTTTCTCTTCAAAGAATTGTTTAAGGGATTTGGgaaaaaacaggtctgctgcagCCAACACAGTTGATCCTTATAGAGCCTGGTAGGCATTAAGCTCTGAGGTCCTGGGATGGTTTTGGAAGTGAGCAAGAAGGAGCTATAATACTGTCTGTTCTGTCCTGTGCTGGGTCAGGCTGAAGGTGTACATCATGGCTGGCTGTTTGGAGACACAAGGCACAACTGAGTGCCCCTGTCTGCTGTGACTGCATCATCTCCCAGGTTCCCAGTTCTGGAACTATGGgaggaacaaaaccagcatttgaGAGATTAAAGCAAGAATTCACTAGGAGCCTTTCCAGGTCCCATGCAGGAAGGGAGCGTGTtgaggagcagagaaggaaacTCAAGGAAGAGTTTCTTTTGACTTGTCCTCTGTCTCTGGCccattttctgtcttgttcGCAATACTGTAGTAGTAGGAACGGATTATGTTTTCCACAGTAATAAATCCTGGACGTTCTTCCCATCtgcaaaggcagaaaggaaCAAACAGAGTCAACAGAAAGGACTAGAGTGGACTGATGCAAGGAGAAGATGCCAAGCATAAAAGAACCTGGGGGAGAACAGCAGCCCGGTTGTACCAGGGCTTAGGAAGGCATGTGGGACTTTTCTGGGTTAGAGAGGGTCAAAGGCACAGACGTTCTGACATCTTCCAGGACTGGTACAGGCAGATGGAGGGGTATGAGAATAAAGAAATAGGTGCATCATTCGTCATGGACCAGGGAATGAGATCAAGGCAGGAGACATCATTTGCTTTGTGGTGTTGCCATCCAGACACTGTGTGCTGTTCTTATGCCCAGCAAGCAGCTGAGCTAAGTGAAAGCCTTACCTGTAGGTCCAGCATTGCTGCATGAGGGTGTACATCTCTGCCGGGCAGTCTGTGGGGCATTCCATGCGCTTCCCTTGCTCTATGAAGCTGATAACCTCTGGACCTTTCATTTTCTACGATAAGATCAAGTAGGAGATGCTTAATGATTTTTGAACTGGCAACAGGATTAGAAGGGGACAGATTAGAGCAGGGTCTGGGGTAATGCACCACACATCCATACAGTCACTGTTTTCAGTCCAGCACCCAGCAACAGTATCTGGTGTTGTGCCCAGCCTGCAGGACTCATTCCAAGAATGGGTAGAGCAGTGGCTGAGCAACTGATTTTTCATCTCTGCAAGTGAGCAGAGGGATCAAAGGGAAGATCTGCTTTGGTTCAAACCCaaatcattttgttttctgtttcttctcccttAAATTAACACAAAGTTGCAGGATCCAAACAACCTAATTTGTGCTTTTTGTCAAGTGGAAGTGAGCCTGTTTCCTTTCCATTCTGACAGTGGGAAGAGAACCCACACAAGGAAATAGAAATGATAGATTTAATGCCTGTTATAGAGAGGGAGACTAAACTGTGGCATTCCTCTGTGATGGACCTGGCTCTGACTCACCTTGTATGGTTTCTGTCCATAGGTGAAGGCCTCCCACATGGTGACACCATAGCTCCACACATCACTCTTGCTGGAGAACTTGTGGTAGAGGACACACTCTGGGGCATACCATTTCAAAGGCCACTTTCCTGCTGTCCTGGCCTGTAGCAAAGCAAAGGGGAGTATTTCCACCCTGAGGCATAGGCTGCTATGAACTGAACCTGAACTCTGCTTTGCTAAATGTTTGTCTCAAATGTGATCCCACACTCCTGAAAATATCCCTTTGGCCTAGGTTGGGAGCTAAGGTCTCAAGCCCTGAATCCCAAATGGAGCCCAAGCCTTGCTGTCTTGTTGGCCCTGCTCACCTTTGCTGTGCTTACACTTACCTTGTAGTAACTGTCATCGGCACCAAGAGCCTTGGAGAGTCCAAAGTCACTGATCTTGGCATAGTGCTGGTTAACCAGCAGGACATTTCTGGCTGCCAGGTCCCTGTGgacaaagtttttttcctccaagtaCTTCATCCCCATGGATACTTGGTGCATCAGCTCCACGATATTGCTGACTGTAATCTCATCTCTGGGGAAGATGAAAGGACAACACAGTAATAAGGGACCTGCCATTGCTCTGTACACCATGGTCCCCTCCAAGCAGGATGAACACGGACATCCCTGCTCCAGAAGCATCAGTCCCAGTTACCTCACATGGAAAGACATCTCTTTCTGCTATTATCAGCTTCCCACATAGTGAGCCCCCCTGGCAGCAAAGAGTTTGATGAGAAGTGCAGAAAATCAACCAGCCACATCTTATTCAGTACTCACCTCTTGGAAGCCAAGAACTTGTTGAGTGGCCCTCCAGAAGCCATCTCCATCACGAGCATCAGTGACTCTGCCTCGCAGACCCCAATCATGCGGACGATGTAGGGGTTGTCCAGCTGATGCATGATCTGGGCTTCCTTCATCATTTCAtctttcactgttttctcaTTGTTGCTCTTCAGCACCTTTATGGCCACATCGATCTGCTTCCTACATAGAGTGCAAGAGGAACACACATGGGATGAACTAAGCAGCAGCTGGACTCAGGTATCACAGCCAGAAATGTAACCTGCTTCTCACATGATCCTGTTTGATCTCTCAACAGCAATCACAGTGGCCTTTTTTGACAGATCCCTATTCAATACTAGAAGGCTAGAGAGAAAAGGACCACCTCGCCCTTGTAATAGTAGCCCAGTATTTGCCATCTGAAGGTGCCTCACCTCACACACAGAGATCTGCATCACCACTGTCATTTATCAAGGGGGAAACTCAGGCACACAGTGGGCAAAGGCCATCTTTGTAGACTCATAGAcaaccagcagcagagccaaggaTGGCATATCGCCTCACTCGCACTTCTTCGCCCTGACATGGACCAAGATGAACTCAGAAGCATGGACTTGGTCCTCTGACCCAGAAAATGTCTTTAGAAGTGGTAGTCTTATGCCTGGGAGTGTGCAATCACACTGAAAGTCAGTGGAAAGTCATCACTGACATTCCAGAGGATCTCATGTCTCCACCCCATTATCACCTAGGGTCCATCTGCATAGAAACCGGCTAACCCTCCTCCAGCTTCCTCAGCATCCTTCAGGGCAGTACTCACTTTCTCATTTTGTAAACTCCTTTCTTGACACAGCCAAAGTTTCCTGCCCCCAGTTCCACTTCATCCATCATCAAATGGTCCCTCTTCAGGAAGAGTTTCTTATCCTTCAGTTCCTCAGGGTCACTGTACGGGCTCTCGTAAACACTGGTATCCATGGGTAGCAGACGCGACTTTCCTGCACCTTCCCAAAGGATACAGTTGTTTGTAACAGCAAATGATGTACCCTTCcccatttctccttccctcactGACTGGGAAGGTTTCCTCTAGTCTCTTGACCTGTTCTCCCCCAAGCTCCAGCACTCAAACCTCCCTTTGTTTCACAACCCCATGGCCTCTCCCAGTTGCAGCTTCTGAAGGAGTCGGGATGGGGAGAGGTCTCTGACCCACACATCAGACCCTGCAGGACCTGGGCATGTGCATGACTTCACCCCATTGAAATAGAACTGAACACACTTGAGTATTTAGCAGGCAGGATGGAAGATGGGGAATAAGACTATGATGGGAAATGGGATAAGGCTTGGTTCACTGGGGCAGTTTGGCAATATTCTTCTCTCAGGACCCTGAAATGACTGGGTACTCCTGGGTGCCTTTGTAAGAAAGGAGCTTTGTAACACAGCTCTTTGACCAGAAAGTGGTGTAGATGTGTCAGGTAACCCCATGGTTCCTATGACATCCCTAGGTCATCTCTCCTGTTAAGACAAGAGGGCTTTCAAAGATGCTCACCTACAGGCTCTGGTGTGTATCCATCTGCATTTAGAGGCCCCAGCTGTCTCTGGAAAATAAATGGGGATAAAGTGCATAAAGAAGCCAGAAACTGCTTCAGTTTGTaatgggagaggagagggatgGGTGCTCTGCAACCCAACAGTGCCCAGCTGGTGGTTCCATCTGAAAACCCAAGAGATTGCAGTGGTATCCAGCCAACCTTTCTATTCCAGTCCTGGCTGGAAGTACCCCAAAGGGACAAGTCTCCTGCAGTAGGATGGACCATCCAAGCCAAGTCTCTGCAGCTTGCTTTGTGACAGGAAGcctgaaagcagcacagcatccaGCCAGCACACCTACCTGCCCAGAAAGTGGTccctgtgagcagggacaccaTGTACCAACATCCCAAAAGCAGACAGGGAAAAAGCAGCACGGGACACATTTGTCCAGCACAGATTTGCAGTGCAGTCACCATGACATGGGATCAGAGAGCCTGAAGTGGCTGATTTCAACACTGAGAGCAGTGACTGAGTGCAGCCATACCCCGAGGCCAGGACACAGAAGGAGCACAAAGACCTGGCCAGTGACCAGCGGCCAGCAGCAAGGCTGAGTGTTCCCAGAATCCCACCACATCTTCCTTGCTCCTGCCTGGCGAGGAGGGCAGGGGGGGAGAGGGCTCCCCAAGGACAGGCCCACATGTTGCAAGGAGCACAGTATGAATGGAAACCATTTTCATCTCTAATGGTAGCTGTGCCCAGCTATTCCTCATCCCCATCCAAGCTGGAAAGGGGACAACGTTGCAGCTGGGCTTAATATGTTCCATTCGAGTTACTGAATTTTAGAGCAGAGTTTGAAGAGCAAGCGGAGTTGAGCAGCAAGCTTGAAGGGCAATAACATTAAAGCACCCAGGTACCAATAACACAGACCCTTCCCAAAACTTACGCTCGCAGAGGGGTGGGTTGGTGGAACTGGTGCTGCAGATACTGTGAATCAGGAAAGAGAAGTCATTATTAAGAGTCTGCCTATGTCCTAAGCAGGATCATAGCATCAGTCCTTGAAGGACTGTGAGGGTGCCTCTGTCTCactccccttttccccctttagCCAACAAAGATCCGGAAACATGCCTGGATGTGGGTGTTATTCCCAGACCAGCCCTCAGGGGTTACAGGCCCATTGGAGCACCCTACAGTCTCCAGAGCAGGCTGAGCTGTTCCCCAGAGCCCCCCACCCAAGAGACTGAAGTGACATCTGTGACACTTGGAGCAGGACAGTGACCCATGGGTTTGAGTCTTCAGCTCAAGAGACCCACCaggaggtactggaatgggttgcccagggaggttgtgaatgctccatcgctggaagtgttcaaggccaggttggacaaagccttgggtgccatggtttagtgtgaggtgtccctgcccatggcaggggggttggaactggatgatcttaaggtcctttccaagcctaactattctatgattctatgacatgttTCCTGCTGCCTAAAAGCAGGTCATTCTTTAGAAGCTGCCTGTTTTGCACCAGAAGTCTCCAACCTATTTGGAGCACTGATTCCCATGACATGAGACTTGCCCACTTTGCCATCATTCCCTCGCTACCGGAGTGTGAGCAAGGTTGGACATGGTAAAGGACACTTGGGTTGGTGCTGCTCAAACTGGTTCCTCCTGGTGGTAAACCAAGGCGAGGGATGGCAGTGGGAGATGTCAGCTCACCTGGCATGTTGGGGTTGGGACAGGTTTCCCTCAGGTAGAAAATCAGCCCGTCCGGTTTGAGTTTTAGGTACTCCACCAACTGGGAAAGGaatgggaggaagaagagatggTTGTGAGGAGAAAATCAACTCCTTCTCTGCAGCAACTCACACGGGAATGATTTATCTCTGATTTATGGCAGAAGGAAtactttattcctttctttcctctatATATGCACTCAGGTATCTCCTCGAGTAGGTGCTTGCATACCTGGAAACATtggttctatggttctgtgtGTCCCTGGCACTCGGATCTTCAGTCCTGTAAAGACTGTGGCAGCTGGTTCAGGGCTTCTGGCCTCCCTGCTTTTTGCCCATGGAACATAAAGGGCCAATCTGCACACAGCAGTCCTGCTGGTGCAGGAGCAGTGGGGGACAAGCAGGAGGGACAGCCTGGGATGAGCAAAGTCATCATGGCTTGCTGAATGCAGAGGTCCAGGGTGCACGCTGTGGCTGAATGTGTGATGGTTGTTGATGGGGTGCAAGTATAATGAATACAGCCATCTCAAGCACCCTGGCTTGATGCTAGACATGATAAGCACTGATCCTCTTGTTTCTTTGGAGAGGCACTGGACTGCCATAAGGTGTGAAGGCAGTGGTAAAGCCAGTACTGTTTTGGAGCTGCTGTGATATCCCGGACTTAGATCCGCTTGCCTAGGAGTGCACAGAAATGAGGTGATCTGATGGACACCCAGCCCCAGGGAATGTGAGAATATTCCGGAAGGGACTACAGCCACCCATATGTGGTCTTAAAGGGAAAAGTGCCTTTATTAGGACCAGTGGTCAGcatccctcttttctttctttctctttctttctttctttctttctgtctgtctgtcttttccCAGTACCTGCCAGAGCGTGTCGAACTTGGTGCCCTCAGGGATGGAGTACTTGCCGGACTTGTCGTGGTCTATCCGATAGTGATACACGGTTTTGCCATAGACAAGGGAGAGGGCATAGGtgccattttccttcctttctctcagcCTTTTGGGAAAGAGAACTATTAAAAACAACCCTAGGTTTTACCCTACAAATTATCA
The DNA window shown above is from Melopsittacus undulatus isolate bMelUnd1 chromosome 19, bMelUnd1.mat.Z, whole genome shotgun sequence and carries:
- the ZAP70 gene encoding tyrosine-protein kinase ZAP-70 isoform X2, whose product is MPDAAAHLPFYYGSIARAEAEEYLKLAGMSDGLFLLRQCLRSLGGYVLSMVCNLQFYHYAIERQMNGTYAIVGGKAHLGPEELCEFYSKDADGLCCTLRKPCNRPTGVEPQPGVFDSMRDNMVREYVRQTWKLEGDALEQAIISQAPQVEKLIATTAHERMPWYHGSITRDEAERRLYSGAQPDGKFLLRERKENGTYALSLVYGKTVYHYRIDHDKSGKYSIPEGTKFDTLWQLVEYLKLKPDGLIFYLRETCPNPNMPVSAAPVPPTHPSASRQLGPLNADGYTPEPVGKSRLLPMDTSVYESPYSDPEELKDKKLFLKRDHLMMDEVELGAGNFGCVKKGVYKMRKKQIDVAIKVLKSNNEKTVKDEMMKEAQIMHQLDNPYIVRMIGVCEAESLMLVMEMASGGPLNKFLASKRDEITVSNIVELMHQVSMGMKYLEEKNFVHRDLAARNVLLVNQHYAKISDFGLSKALGADDSYYKARTAGKWPLKWYAPECVLYHKFSSKSDVWSYGVTMWEAFTYGQKPYKKMKGPEVISFIEQGKRMECPTDCPAEMYTLMQQCWTYRWEERPGFITVENIIRSYYYSIANKTENGPETEDKSKETLP
- the ZAP70 gene encoding tyrosine-protein kinase ZAP-70 isoform X1; this translates as MPDAAAHLPFYYGSIARAEAEEYLKLAGMSDGLFLLRQCLRSLGGYVLSMVCNLQFYHYAIERQMNGTYAIVGGKAHLGPEELCEFYSKDADGLCCTLRKPCNRPTGVEPQPGVFDSMRDNMVREYVRQTWKLEGDALEQAIISQAPQVEKLIATTAHERMPWYHGSITRDEAERRLYSGAQPDGKFLLRERKENGTYALSLVYGKTVYHYRIDHDKSGKYSIPEGTKFDTLWQLVEYLKLKPDGLIFYLRETCPNPNMPVSAAPVPPTHPSASRQLGPLNADGYTPEPVGAGKSRLLPMDTSVYESPYSDPEELKDKKLFLKRDHLMMDEVELGAGNFGCVKKGVYKMRKKQIDVAIKVLKSNNEKTVKDEMMKEAQIMHQLDNPYIVRMIGVCEAESLMLVMEMASGGPLNKFLASKRDEITVSNIVELMHQVSMGMKYLEEKNFVHRDLAARNVLLVNQHYAKISDFGLSKALGADDSYYKARTAGKWPLKWYAPECVLYHKFSSKSDVWSYGVTMWEAFTYGQKPYKKMKGPEVISFIEQGKRMECPTDCPAEMYTLMQQCWTYRWEERPGFITVENIIRSYYYSIANKTENGPETEDKSKETLP